Proteins from a single region of Sylvia atricapilla isolate bSylAtr1 chromosome 7, bSylAtr1.pri, whole genome shotgun sequence:
- the CREB1 gene encoding cyclic AMP-responsive element-binding protein 1 isoform X1 has product MTMESGAENQQSGDAAGTEAETQQMTVQAQPQIATLAQVSMPAAHATSSAPTVTLVQLPNGQTVQVHGVIQAAQPSVIQSPQVQTVQISTIAESEDSQESVDSVTDSQKRREILSRRPSYRKILNDLSSDAPGVPRIEEEKSEEETAAPAIATVTVPTPIYQTSSGQYIAITQGGAIQLSNNGTDGVQGLQTLTMTNAAATQPGTTILQYAQTTDGQQILVPSNQVVVQAASGDVQTYQIRTAPTSTIAPGVVMASSPALPTQPAEEAARKREVRLMKNREAARECRRKKKEYVKCLENRVAVLENQNKTLIEELKALKDLYCHKSD; this is encoded by the exons ATGACCATGGAATCTGGAGCAGAGAACCAGCAGAGTGGAGATGCAGCCGGTACAGAGGCAGAAACCCAACAGATGACAGTACAGGCACAACCACAGATTGCAACGTTAGCCCAG GTATCTATGCCAGCAGCTCATGCAACATCTTCTGCACCCACGGTGACCTTAGTTCAGCTGCCCAATGGGCAGACGGTTCAAGTGCATGGAGTAATTCAGGCTGCCCAGCCATCAGTTATTCAATCTCCACAGGTCCAGACAGTACAG ATCTCCACTATAGCAGAAAGTGAAGATTCACAGGAATCAGTAGACAGTGTCACAGACTCACAGAAACGAAGAGAAATTCTGTCCAGACGACCCTCCTACAG AAAAATTTTGAATGACTTGTCCTCAGACGCCCCAGGAGTGCCAAGGATCGAAGAAGAAAAGTCtgaagaggaaacagcagcacctgccaTCGCCACTGTTACGGTGCCAACTCCCATTTACCAAACCAGCAGTGGGCAGTACA ttGCCATCACCCAAGGAGGAGCAATACAGTTGTCTAACAATGGCACAGATGGAGTACAAGGTCTCCAGACGTTGACAATGACCAATGCAGCTGCAACCCAGCCTGGCACCACCATTTTACAATATGCACAGACCACAGATGGACAGCAGATACTTGTACCCAGCAACCAAGTTGTTGTACAAG ctgcctcaggaGACGTGCAGACCTACCAGATCCGCACCGCCCCGACCAGCACCATTGCACCAGGAGTAGTCATGGCATCCTCCCCAGCACTTCCCACCCAGCCGGCAGAAGAGGCTGCGCGGAAGAGAGAAGTGCGTCTAATGAAGAACAG agaGGCAGCACGTGAATGTcgcaggaagaaaaaggagtatGTGAAATGTCTAGAAAATCGAGTGGCTGTGcttgaaaaccaaaacaagacaCTGATTGAGGAGTTGAAAGCACTTAAGGACCTTTACTGCCACAAATCAGATTAA
- the CREB1 gene encoding cyclic AMP-responsive element-binding protein 1 isoform X2 codes for MPAAHATSSAPTVTLVQLPNGQTVQVHGVIQAAQPSVIQSPQVQTVQISTIAESEDSQESVDSVTDSQKRREILSRRPSYRKILNDLSSDAPGVPRIEEEKSEEETAAPAIATVTVPTPIYQTSSGQYIAITQGGAIQLSNNGTDGVQGLQTLTMTNAAATQPGTTILQYAQTTDGQQILVPSNQVVVQAASGDVQTYQIRTAPTSTIAPGVVMASSPALPTQPAEEAARKREVRLMKNREAARECRRKKKEYVKCLENRVAVLENQNKTLIEELKALKDLYCHKSD; via the exons ATGCCAGCAGCTCATGCAACATCTTCTGCACCCACGGTGACCTTAGTTCAGCTGCCCAATGGGCAGACGGTTCAAGTGCATGGAGTAATTCAGGCTGCCCAGCCATCAGTTATTCAATCTCCACAGGTCCAGACAGTACAG ATCTCCACTATAGCAGAAAGTGAAGATTCACAGGAATCAGTAGACAGTGTCACAGACTCACAGAAACGAAGAGAAATTCTGTCCAGACGACCCTCCTACAG AAAAATTTTGAATGACTTGTCCTCAGACGCCCCAGGAGTGCCAAGGATCGAAGAAGAAAAGTCtgaagaggaaacagcagcacctgccaTCGCCACTGTTACGGTGCCAACTCCCATTTACCAAACCAGCAGTGGGCAGTACA ttGCCATCACCCAAGGAGGAGCAATACAGTTGTCTAACAATGGCACAGATGGAGTACAAGGTCTCCAGACGTTGACAATGACCAATGCAGCTGCAACCCAGCCTGGCACCACCATTTTACAATATGCACAGACCACAGATGGACAGCAGATACTTGTACCCAGCAACCAAGTTGTTGTACAAG ctgcctcaggaGACGTGCAGACCTACCAGATCCGCACCGCCCCGACCAGCACCATTGCACCAGGAGTAGTCATGGCATCCTCCCCAGCACTTCCCACCCAGCCGGCAGAAGAGGCTGCGCGGAAGAGAGAAGTGCGTCTAATGAAGAACAG agaGGCAGCACGTGAATGTcgcaggaagaaaaaggagtatGTGAAATGTCTAGAAAATCGAGTGGCTGTGcttgaaaaccaaaacaagacaCTGATTGAGGAGTTGAAAGCACTTAAGGACCTTTACTGCCACAAATCAGATTAA